GCGGACAGGCGCGGGAGGGAAGGCATTACACAGCGCGGGACGGTCTAGTCAAGTAAGGAAGCCGCCGGCTTCTCTCAGCCTTGCGCCTCGCGCCGACCGACGTCGAAGCCGAGCCGGCTGGACAGCTCGCGTCCCGCCTTGAGCACGAGCGGCGCGACCTCCTTCTCGATGCGCTCGGGCGTCAGGCGGGAGGCGGGCGCCGCGACCGTCAACGCGCCTACCACGGCGCGCGCGTAGTCGCGCACCGGCGCGGCGATGGCGCGCACGTCCTCGAGGTGCTCGCCCAGGTCGACGGCGTAGCCGCTCGCCGCCACGGTGCGGAGCTGCTGGAGGAGGGCCGGGCGGTCGACGATGGTGCGCTCGGTGAAGCGCTGGAGGCCGTCGGGGACGAGCGCGCGCAGCTCGTCCTCCCGCTCGAAGGCGAGGTGAGCCTTGCCGGCTGCGGTCGCGTGGAGCGGCAGCGCCTCGCCGAGCTGCGAGACGATGCGCACGGGACGGTCGGCCTCGATCACCTCGACCGGGACCACCGCCGCGCGCCGCAGGACGGCGAGATACGCCGTCTCGCGCACCTGACGCACCAGCTCCGTCATGATCGGGCGTGCCTGGCGGAGGAGCCCCATGTGCTGCACGTAGCTCTGCCCGAGCTGGAGGCAACGGATGCCGAGGCGGTAGTTCTCGGTGGCCCGGTTCTGCTCGATGTAGCCGCGCGACTCGAGCGTGGCGAGCAGGCGGAAGACGTTGTTCTTGTGGAGGCGGAGCCGCTTCGACAGCTCGGTCACGCCGAGCTCCTCGGCCTCGCCGGCGAACTGCTCGAGCACATCCAGGGAGTGGGAAACCGACTGGATCGTGTAGTTGGATTTCTCGCGGCGCACCGTCCCCTCCGAAAAGCCGTTTTAGGCTATGCCGCACCGGCGGCATGAGTCAACGGCGACGAAAAGGCCGCGGCCAAGGCATTGAAAGGTGAAGGGTCCCTCCTATATCTGGGCGTCATCCCACCTGAGGAGGGCTTCTCGCGATGGACGTCGAGACGCAGATGATCGAGGTGCCGGCGGCGGGCGGCGCGATGCCCGCCTTCGGCGTGCGGCCGAAGGGCGGCGCGCGCGCGCCCGGCGTGCTGGTGATCCAGGAGGCGTTCGGCTTGAACGAGCACATCAAGGACGTGGCCCGCCGGATCGCGGGCGAGGGCTATGTCGCGCTCGCGCCGGATCTCTACTGGCGAGGCGGGAAGGGACGCACGGTCGGCTACGACCAGCTCCCCGAGGCGATCGGGCTCATGCAGTCGCTCAAGGACCCGGAGGTCGTCTCCGACGTCGCGAGCGGCATCGCCTACCTGGAGAAGCAGAGCTTCGTGCGCGCCGACCGGATCGGCATCACGGGCTTCTGCATGGGCGGGCGCGTCGCCTACCTCGCCGCGTGCGAGCTCGCCGACAAGATCAAGGCGAGCGTGCCCTTCTACGGGGGCGGCATCCCGGTCGAGAAGACGGCGAAGCTCGAGTGCCCCGTGCTCGCCTTCTTCGGCGAGAAGGACGCTTTCATCCCGCTCGAGAGCGTCGAGCAGCTGAAGGCCGAGGCCAGGCGCCACCGGAAGGCGGTCGAGGTCGTCGTCTACCCCGGCGCCGGCCACGGCTTCTTCTGTAACGAGCGCGCCTCGTACCAGAAGGCCGCGGCCGAGGACGCGTGGGCGCGGCTCAAGAAGTTCTTCGCGACTCATCTGACGGCCTCCTAGTCCGCGATGCGCATCCTCCTCGTCGGGCAGGCCGCCTTCGCCGAGGAGGTCCTGCGCGGTCTCGAGGCGGCGGGCGACACGATCGCGGCCGTCGTGTGCCCGCCCGACGCGGGGCCAAAGCCGGACCCGGTGAAGGCCGCGGCGCTCGCGCGGGGCATCCCGGTGCACCAGTTCCGCTCGCTCAGGGCGCCCGAGGCGCGGCACGCCTTCGAGGCGGCGCGCGCCGACCTGGGCGTGCTCGCCTACGCGACCCAGATCGTGCCCGAGCCGCTGCTCCACGTCCCGCGGCTCACCAGCATCTGCTTTCATCCTTCGCTCCTGCCGCGCTACCGGGGCGGCAGCGCGATCGCCTGGCAGCTGATCCGCGGCGAGACCGAGTCGGGCGTCACCGTCTTCTGGCCCGACGCGGGCATCGACACCGGGCCGATCCTGCTCCAGCGTCCGGCGCCCGTGGGGCCGGACGACACCGCCGGCAGCCTCTACTACCGGACGCTCTGCCCGCTCGGCGTGCGCGCGGTGCTGGACGCGGTCGCGCTCGTCCGCGAGGGCAGGGCGCCGCGCGTCGCGCAGGACGAGTCGCGCGCGAGCTACGACCCGCTCTGCAGCGACGCGCACGCCGGGATCGACTGGAGCCGTCCCGCGGCGGAGCTCCACGACCTGATCCGCGGCTGCGACCCCCGGCCCGGCGCGCATACCACCTGGCGCGGCGCCCGCCTGCGGCTCTACGAGCCCCGCCGGGCGGAGGCGCCCGCCGGCGCCCCGCCCGGCACCGTGGTCGCGATCGGGGTCGAAGGCATCAGGGTCGCCGCGCGCGACGGTGCCGTCCGCTGCGCCCGTGCCCGCAACGGCGGCGCGAAGGCTCCCGCCGCGGACGTGGCCCGCTCCCTCGGTCTCGAACCCGGTGCCCGCCTGGGATGAGGCGCCGCGACCGGCGGGGCGACTCATAGTCGCCCGGCCGGCGCCCGCGCCTGGAACAGGCCACCACCGACCCCTCAGAACACCTTCGCCAGCGAGAAGTCGAAGAACCGCGTCCGATCGCACCCCAGGTTCACGTCGAGCAGGCCCCGGAACTTGACGTTGACGTTCACCGAGAAGCCGATCGGCGAGCCGCGCGGGATGGCTGCGGCTGCGATGAACGAGCCGCCCGTGCGGTGCCCCTGGATGGTGCCGAGGACGAACGGGAACTCGGGATCCGTCGACACGGCCGTCGACCCGTCGTGGATCGTCACGCTCGGGCAGACCGCGGTGCCGCCCACGCCGCACCGCCAGGTGACGCGCTGGCCGACCTCGTAGCCGGGCGCCGTGGTGTCGATGCCGTTCTCGTCCACGTCGACCACGTCGCTCGGCTCGGGCCCGTCGTCGGGACCGTCCGCCACCGCGGCCGCGGCGTGCTCGGCGCGCGAGACTGAGCCCGCGACCGCGCCGATCGTGGGGCGGAGCTTGCGCACGTTCAGCCAGTGGAGCGTGGGCGTGTCCCAGGCGCTGCAGTTCGCCCCGGGCTGGTCGCAGGCGCGCGGCAGGAGCTCGGTGTAGAGCCCGCCGAGGCATCGGTCCCCCCCGGGCGCCGGCGGGAAGAGCATCACCGTGGTGCCCGCGTGGCGGAGGTCGCTCAGGCGCCAGACCCCGCCGGCGTCCGCCGTCGCGATCCCGATGCGCACGGCGTCCCCGCCGTTCTTCCACCCGCACCAGGCGAAGGGGTCGCTCGCGTCGTCGGTGCCCTCCTTGAAGTTGCGCTGCCTGAACCACAGCTCGACCACGCGTCCGGGCGGCGCCAGCCCCTCGACCGCGTCCAGGTCGTTCACGTTGCTGACCACGCGGTAGATGAGCGGCGCCTCGTTCACGGAATGGAGCGTGGTCGCGCGCAGGACGAGCGCCACGACAACGCCGCCGAGCGCGACCGATCCAACGATGTGGGATCCCTTCGCCATGCGACCCTCCTCCGATCTCTGGGGCGGGCAGGGGAGAGTGCAGCGAGCGTGCCAGCCCGGCCCGGCGGTACCGCGCGCGCGGGAGGCGCGCGGCTGAAGCACCGTCGATCAGGCCGTTTCACGCGTGGGGACGGCGAGCGGATCGCGGATGCCGTGCCGCTCCATGCGCCGCCAGAGTGTGACGCGCGAGATGCCGAGCGCGGCGGCGGCGCGCTGCCGGTTCCAGCGATGCTCGTCGAGCACGCGCAGGATGCGCGCGCGCTCGTCGATCATGAGACCCGCCGCGGGCGCCTGGCGCCGCGCGAGCAGCTCGGCCAGCTCGACGCCCTCGGCGCTGGCGAGGACGAGGAGCGACTCGAGCACGTTCTCGAGCTCGCGCACGTTGCCGGGCCAGGGGTGCTCGAGGAGCGGACGCAGCGCCCCGGCCGGGGGGAGCGCGAAAGCCTTGCCGTGCGCGCGGTTGAAGCGGGCAATGAAGTGCTCGATGAGAGCCGGCAGGTCCTCGCGCCGCTGCCGGAGCGGCGGGAGCGTGATCGCGAACACGTGCAGGCGATAGTAGAGGTCGCGGCGAAACTGGCCCGCCTCGACCATGCGCCAGAGGTCGCGGTTCGCGGCGGCGACGATGCGGACGTCGACCCGCCGCACGCTCGACGCGCCGAGCGGCCGCACCTCGCGGTCCTGCACGGCGCGCAGGAGCTTCGCCTGGAGCGCGGGCGCGAGGTCCTCGACCTCGTCCAGGAAGAGCGTGCCGCGGTCGGCGAGCTGCAGCACGCCCGGACGCTCCTGCACCGCGCCGGTGAACGCGCCGCGCGCGTGCCCGA
The nucleotide sequence above comes from Deltaproteobacteria bacterium. Encoded proteins:
- a CDS encoding IclR family transcriptional regulator, with translation MRREKSNYTIQSVSHSLDVLEQFAGEAEELGVTELSKRLRLHKNNVFRLLATLESRGYIEQNRATENYRLGIRCLQLGQSYVQHMGLLRQARPIMTELVRQVRETAYLAVLRRAAVVPVEVIEADRPVRIVSQLGEALPLHATAAGKAHLAFEREDELRALVPDGLQRFTERTIVDRPALLQQLRTVAASGYAVDLGEHLEDVRAIAAPVRDYARAVVGALTVAAPASRLTPERIEKEVAPLVLKAGRELSSRLGFDVGRREAQG
- a CDS encoding dienelactone hydrolase family protein, with amino-acid sequence MDVETQMIEVPAAGGAMPAFGVRPKGGARAPGVLVIQEAFGLNEHIKDVARRIAGEGYVALAPDLYWRGGKGRTVGYDQLPEAIGLMQSLKDPEVVSDVASGIAYLEKQSFVRADRIGITGFCMGGRVAYLAACELADKIKASVPFYGGGIPVEKTAKLECPVLAFFGEKDAFIPLESVEQLKAEARRHRKAVEVVVYPGAGHGFFCNERASYQKAAAEDAWARLKKFFATHLTAS
- a CDS encoding methionyl-tRNA formyltransferase, which codes for MRILLVGQAAFAEEVLRGLEAAGDTIAAVVCPPDAGPKPDPVKAAALARGIPVHQFRSLRAPEARHAFEAARADLGVLAYATQIVPEPLLHVPRLTSICFHPSLLPRYRGGSAIAWQLIRGETESGVTVFWPDAGIDTGPILLQRPAPVGPDDTAGSLYYRTLCPLGVRAVLDAVALVREGRAPRVAQDESRASYDPLCSDAHAGIDWSRPAAELHDLIRGCDPRPGAHTTWRGARLRLYEPRRAEAPAGAPPGTVVAIGVEGIRVAARDGAVRCARARNGGAKAPAADVARSLGLEPGARLG
- a CDS encoding sigma-54-dependent Fis family transcriptional regulator; its protein translation is MRILILDDDPSRNEALAMSVARASPGAEVRRACGATAERAIAESTPALVVVGPGLVDGEGGGELVRALCAPRHALAVIVVSARDAAGPAVAALRAGAADYVVLGDGDDLAAVGRAAARLAGADAHRPPRSAGRGAPDALAGLVGPSSAMQQVRALVRTAAGAEAHVLIEGETGTGKEVVARAVHALGRRAAGPFVPVNCAAVPETLAESEFFGHARGAFTGAVQERPGVLQLADRGTLFLDEVEDLAPALQAKLLRAVQDREVRPLGASSVRRVDVRIVAAANRDLWRMVEAGQFRRDLYYRLHVFAITLPPLRQRREDLPALIEHFIARFNRAHGKAFALPPAGALRPLLEHPWPGNVRELENVLESLLVLASAEGVELAELLARRQAPAAGLMIDERARILRVLDEHRWNRQRAAAALGISRVTLWRRMERHGIRDPLAVPTRETA